A genome region from Mycobacterium florentinum includes the following:
- a CDS encoding sulfotransferase family protein, which translates to MKARRLTSRFSWWHEWAAPLWIGCNFTAWTRLLTRNHFAVHWSRWHYVVLYTVLSVVNSLLGMCQNIVFGRRVANTAIGDAPIFIIGHWRSGTTMLHEMMVLDDHHTGPTTYECIAPHHFLLTQRFARFAEFLTSKHRAMDNMDMSMAHPQEDEFAWCMLGLPSPYLTIAFPNRPTQDEQYLDMDKLSARELGTWKQTFFRFVQQVYFRRRKAIVLKSPTHSFRIKVLLEIFPKAKFVHIVRDPYVVYPSTVNLFKAFSLVHGLQRPTFEGLDENVLSNYLDLHRKLDEGRELVDPSRFYELRYEDLIGDPEGQLRKMYEHLDLGDFDRYLPRLRQYLGAKATYRTNSYEMTTEQRAIITQRWAEVIDRYGYGAPAQNALPEHEKMPLAS; encoded by the coding sequence ATGAAGGCCCGCCGTTTGACGTCGCGATTTTCGTGGTGGCACGAGTGGGCAGCGCCGCTGTGGATCGGCTGTAACTTCACCGCCTGGACGCGCCTGCTGACCCGCAACCACTTCGCCGTGCACTGGAGCCGCTGGCATTACGTGGTGCTCTACACGGTCCTGTCCGTCGTGAACTCCTTGCTCGGGATGTGCCAGAACATCGTCTTCGGCAGGCGAGTCGCCAACACGGCGATCGGAGATGCGCCGATCTTCATCATCGGGCACTGGCGCAGCGGCACCACGATGCTGCACGAAATGATGGTCCTCGACGATCACCACACGGGCCCGACGACCTACGAATGCATTGCGCCGCACCACTTTCTGCTGACCCAGCGGTTTGCCCGATTCGCGGAATTCCTGACGTCGAAGCATCGCGCCATGGACAACATGGACATGAGCATGGCGCACCCGCAGGAAGACGAATTCGCCTGGTGCATGCTGGGTCTGCCCTCGCCGTACCTCACCATCGCGTTCCCGAACCGGCCGACCCAGGACGAGCAGTATCTGGACATGGACAAGCTGAGCGCCCGGGAACTGGGGACATGGAAACAGACCTTCTTCCGGTTCGTTCAGCAGGTGTACTTCCGCCGACGCAAGGCAATCGTTCTGAAGAGTCCGACACACAGTTTCCGGATCAAGGTGCTGCTGGAGATATTTCCAAAGGCGAAGTTCGTCCACATCGTCCGGGATCCCTACGTCGTCTATCCGTCGACCGTCAATCTCTTCAAAGCGTTCTCTCTCGTCCACGGCCTGCAACGGCCGACGTTCGAGGGCCTCGATGAAAACGTCCTGTCCAACTATCTCGACCTGCATCGAAAGCTGGACGAAGGGCGCGAACTCGTTGACCCGTCAAGGTTTTACGAATTGCGCTACGAGGATCTGATCGGCGATCCCGAGGGGCAGCTGCGCAAGATGTACGAACACCTGGACCTGGGCGACTTCGACCGGTACCTGCCGCGGCTGCGCCAATACCTTGGTGCCAAGGCGACCTACCGGACGAACAGCTACGAGATGACGACCGAGCAGCGCGCGATCATCACGCAGCGCTGGGCCGAGGTCATCGATCGCTACGGCTACGGGGCACCGGCGCAGAATGCACTGCCCGAGCACGAGAAGATGCCCCTCGCAAGCTAA
- a CDS encoding LysR family transcriptional regulator produces the protein MELRHLEYFLAVADNRSFTEAAKKLHVVQSGVSATIKALERELGAELFVRGSAGVELTPAGEELRPRARETLDAARAAKDAVNATRGSVRGTVTVGILTSISVIDMPAVLAELHTRHPGVTVRLRAASAGSAGLARQLRDGDLDVAFLVFTGPPPADLNARLVAAVPLLLVVPADHPLAQRDSVPLAELEGMSFVDSPPGYGTRTVIDNAFTAAGVERTVVVEVADLGTAATYIRNGLGIGFLSWTILDEIDDFGLATLRVSDYDLEWRLFVTTSAARSTSAATRAVLALIEEIAAR, from the coding sequence ATGGAGCTGCGCCATCTTGAGTACTTCCTCGCCGTCGCGGACAACCGCAGCTTCACCGAGGCCGCGAAGAAGTTGCATGTCGTCCAATCGGGCGTGTCCGCCACGATAAAGGCCCTCGAGCGCGAACTCGGCGCGGAGCTATTCGTGCGGGGCTCGGCGGGTGTCGAGCTGACTCCGGCGGGAGAGGAGCTGCGCCCCCGCGCCCGCGAAACACTGGACGCCGCCCGCGCGGCCAAAGATGCGGTCAACGCCACCCGCGGCTCTGTGCGCGGCACCGTCACGGTCGGGATTCTGACGTCGATCAGCGTGATCGATATGCCCGCGGTGCTGGCCGAACTGCATACCCGGCATCCCGGAGTGACGGTTCGCCTGCGCGCCGCCAGTGCCGGATCGGCCGGACTCGCCCGCCAGCTCCGCGACGGCGACCTCGACGTCGCCTTTCTCGTCTTCACCGGGCCGCCGCCGGCCGACCTGAATGCCCGTCTGGTTGCCGCCGTTCCGTTGCTACTGGTCGTACCCGCTGATCATCCACTGGCCCAACGGGATTCGGTGCCACTGGCCGAGCTGGAAGGAATGTCGTTCGTCGACAGCCCACCTGGATACGGCACCAGAACGGTGATCGACAACGCCTTCACCGCCGCCGGCGTCGAAAGGACCGTCGTGGTGGAGGTCGCCGACCTTGGCACGGCCGCGACGTACATCCGCAACGGTCTGGGGATCGGGTTTCTGAGCTGGACGATCCTCGATGAAATCGACGATTTCGGCTTGGCCACGCTGCGCGTCAGCGACTACGACCTGGAATGGCGGCTGTTCGTCACCACGTCCGCGGCTCGGTCGACCAGCGCGGCCACCCGCGCGGTGCTCGCGCTGATCGAGGAGATCGCGGCGCGCTGA
- a CDS encoding aldehyde dehydrogenase family protein, whose protein sequence is MTLQAPALTRTRTRWSSPSTDDQFVVENPATGRTVTVVQGAGPNEVDQAVRKAHAAHLRWKQRPARERGAYLREIAKIIRAHADELAMLESREMGKPIIQARQFDLEAAISIFEFFSSIVEAMPNKARDHDTVLDVTTLEPYGVIAAIVPFNWPPIHTAGKIAPAIAVGNAVVLKPPEQTPSVVLRMVELIQSVLPDRVVHAVPGKGEVGAALAGHRLVGKVSFTGSPRTGSAVMRNAACNLTPTLMELGGKNPLIVFDDANMHEALMAAIDGGFFNQGEACTASSRILVQDKIYDEFAAKLCKAVTKLRVGDGADPTTDVGPLVTRAQQKQVLDYLKLGVAEGARIAAQAPLPDDPRLADGFYASPTVLTDVTPRMRVAREEIFGPVVTLIPFSEEGEAVRIANSTPFGLVAAVFTQDGDRALRVSRQIRAGAVFVNNYVRIAIGTGFGGVGHSGFGREHAEETLAEYGYTKTIRWAAKRDELPYWTAANRVLET, encoded by the coding sequence ATGACTCTGCAAGCTCCCGCCCTGACTCGCACCAGAACACGCTGGTCGTCTCCCTCCACCGACGACCAGTTCGTCGTCGAGAACCCCGCGACGGGCCGAACCGTCACCGTGGTCCAGGGCGCGGGGCCCAATGAGGTCGACCAGGCGGTGCGCAAAGCACACGCCGCACACCTGCGCTGGAAGCAGCGGCCGGCCCGGGAACGTGGCGCCTACCTGCGTGAAATCGCCAAGATCATCCGCGCCCATGCCGACGAACTCGCTATGCTCGAGTCGCGGGAAATGGGCAAGCCGATCATCCAGGCGCGCCAGTTCGACCTCGAAGCGGCGATCTCCATCTTCGAATTCTTCAGCAGCATCGTGGAGGCCATGCCGAACAAGGCGCGCGACCACGACACGGTCCTGGACGTCACCACGCTGGAGCCGTACGGGGTGATCGCGGCGATCGTGCCCTTCAACTGGCCACCCATCCACACCGCCGGAAAGATCGCTCCAGCAATCGCCGTCGGCAACGCCGTCGTGTTGAAACCACCGGAGCAGACGCCCTCGGTGGTGCTGCGCATGGTCGAACTGATCCAGTCGGTGCTGCCGGACCGCGTGGTGCACGCCGTGCCGGGCAAGGGCGAGGTCGGTGCCGCGCTGGCCGGACACCGTCTGGTGGGCAAGGTGTCTTTCACCGGGTCGCCCAGGACGGGTTCCGCGGTGATGCGCAATGCCGCCTGCAACCTGACCCCGACCCTGATGGAGCTCGGCGGAAAAAACCCGTTGATCGTCTTCGACGACGCCAACATGCACGAGGCGCTGATGGCCGCCATCGACGGTGGCTTCTTCAACCAAGGCGAAGCGTGTACCGCGTCATCGCGAATCCTGGTGCAGGACAAGATCTATGACGAGTTCGCCGCAAAGCTGTGCAAAGCGGTGACCAAGCTTCGGGTGGGCGACGGCGCCGACCCCACGACCGATGTGGGGCCGCTGGTCACCCGCGCGCAGCAGAAGCAGGTGCTGGACTACCTCAAGCTCGGCGTGGCCGAGGGGGCGCGCATCGCCGCCCAGGCGCCGCTGCCCGACGATCCTCGCCTGGCCGACGGCTTCTACGCATCACCGACCGTGCTGACCGACGTGACCCCGCGGATGCGGGTCGCCCGGGAAGAGATCTTCGGACCGGTCGTCACCCTGATCCCCTTCTCCGAAGAGGGTGAGGCGGTACGGATCGCCAACAGCACCCCATTCGGACTGGTTGCGGCGGTGTTCACCCAGGACGGCGATCGCGCGTTGCGGGTGAGCCGGCAGATCCGGGCCGGCGCCGTCTTCGTCAACAACTATGTCCGGATCGCCATCGGCACCGGATTCGGCGGGGTCGGCCACAGCGGATTCGGGCGCGAACACGCCGAGGAGACGCTCGCGGAATACGGCTACACCAAGACGATCCGCTGGGCCGCCAAGCGGGACGAACTGCCCTACTGGACCGCCGCCAACCGCGTGCTGGAGACGTAA
- a CDS encoding amidohydrolase family protein, whose translation MRTIALEEHYATAGFLRGPGSWLASRAGVIEPIADLGDGRIAAMDEAGIDLAVLSLAAPGVEQLDGPKAVALARECNDELAAAVARYPERLAGFASVPISAPDAAADELDRAMRKLGFLGAVINGHSQGRYLDDAFFEPILDRAAALNAPIYLHPTIPPAAVIESSYAGFSPEVTFAFATVGWGWHINTATHVLRLILGGVFDRYPDLQIIIGHMGEGTSFMLPRFDATLKPELTGLKHPISTYLRRNVHYTFANFNDEATYANLVAHVGIDRVAFSADYPFGSMKTAREFLDKLPLTDDERARISHLNAEKLLGL comes from the coding sequence GTGCGGACTATCGCACTCGAAGAGCATTACGCCACAGCGGGATTCCTGCGCGGGCCGGGTAGCTGGCTCGCGTCGCGCGCGGGCGTCATCGAACCGATCGCCGATCTCGGTGACGGCCGCATCGCGGCGATGGACGAGGCGGGAATCGATCTGGCGGTGCTGTCGCTGGCCGCGCCCGGTGTCGAACAGCTGGACGGCCCGAAAGCCGTTGCGCTGGCCCGCGAATGCAACGACGAACTCGCGGCGGCGGTCGCCCGCTACCCCGAGCGGCTGGCGGGCTTCGCGAGCGTGCCGATCAGCGCGCCCGACGCGGCGGCCGACGAGCTGGACCGGGCGATGCGCAAGCTCGGCTTCCTCGGCGCGGTTATCAACGGGCACAGTCAAGGTCGCTATCTGGACGACGCCTTTTTCGAGCCGATTCTCGATCGCGCGGCGGCGCTGAACGCTCCGATCTACCTGCACCCGACGATCCCGCCGGCTGCCGTCATCGAGTCCAGCTACGCGGGGTTCTCCCCCGAGGTCACATTCGCCTTCGCGACGGTGGGGTGGGGCTGGCACATCAACACCGCCACTCACGTGCTGCGACTGATTCTTGGTGGCGTGTTCGACCGCTACCCGGATTTGCAGATCATCATCGGGCACATGGGCGAGGGGACGTCGTTCATGCTGCCGCGTTTCGACGCCACGCTGAAGCCGGAGCTGACCGGGCTCAAACACCCGATCAGCACCTATCTACGGCGCAACGTGCACTACACCTTCGCCAACTTCAACGACGAAGCCACCTACGCGAACCTGGTCGCACACGTCGGCATTGACCGGGTGGCGTTTTCGGCCGACTACCCGTTCGGGTCGATGAAGACCGCCCGCGAATTCCTGGACAAGCTCCCGCTGACCGACGACGAGCGGGCGCGCATCAGCCACCTCAACGCGGAGAAGCTGCTCGGTCTGTGA
- a CDS encoding nucleotidyltransferase family protein, whose translation MRLPQSTDPSRHVGVLLAAGAGRRYGKPKVLVAGWLDIAVGALRDGGCTDVVLVLGAAEVAAPPGVTAITAPQWHQGLSESVRAGLAEADRLGADDAVLHVIDTPDVGPDVVARVLGRAAESGLARAYFGDRPGHPVVIARRHWPDVLAQISGDQGAGAYLRGRHDVENVDCSDLAGGQDVDEPG comes from the coding sequence GTGCGGTTACCGCAGTCCACCGATCCGTCACGCCACGTTGGAGTCTTGCTCGCCGCGGGCGCCGGGCGCCGCTATGGCAAGCCAAAGGTCTTGGTAGCAGGCTGGCTTGACATCGCGGTCGGCGCTCTTCGCGACGGGGGCTGCACCGACGTCGTTCTGGTCCTGGGTGCCGCCGAGGTCGCGGCCCCGCCCGGCGTCACGGCGATCACCGCGCCGCAATGGCACCAGGGGCTCAGCGAGTCGGTGCGTGCCGGCCTGGCCGAGGCCGATCGCCTGGGCGCCGACGACGCCGTGCTGCATGTGATCGACACCCCCGACGTGGGCCCCGACGTCGTAGCGCGGGTGCTCGGCCGCGCGGCCGAAAGTGGTTTGGCACGTGCGTATTTCGGTGACCGGCCCGGCCATCCGGTGGTCATCGCGCGCCGGCACTGGCCCGACGTGCTGGCTCAGATATCCGGGGACCAAGGCGCCGGGGCGTATCTGCGGGGCCGCCATGACGTCGAGAACGTCGACTGCAGTGACCTTGCCGGCGGTCAGGACGTCGACGAGCCCGGCTAG
- a CDS encoding barstar family protein, with amino-acid sequence MEGSHIKTLDAVYDAFAEAWDFPEWFGRNADAFDDFMRDLDNMVNAGHRQAPLAAT; translated from the coding sequence GTGGAGGGATCGCACATTAAGACCCTCGATGCGGTTTATGACGCCTTCGCCGAGGCATGGGACTTCCCGGAATGGTTTGGGCGCAATGCGGATGCCTTTGATGACTTTATGCGTGACTTGGACAACATGGTGAATGCAGGGCACCGGCAGGCCCCGCTCGCGGCTACTTGA